CACGCCCGAGACCCAGAGCGAGAACGACCCCGCGGAGTTCGAGGGCGTCCCCGAAACCGAGGCGGGCCGCTCCTGTCTCCGCGAGGCCGGCCACGACGCAACGCGAACGATGACCCAGCGGCTCCTGGGGGAACGGGTCACCATCGGCCTGGACGCCGAGAGCGACGGGCGGGGCTACTACGACCGGCTGCTGGCCTACGTCTACGAGGATGACGAGAACGTCAACTACCGCCTCGTCGCCGACGGGGACGGCCGGGTCTACGACAGCCAGTTCACCGAGCGCGCGACCTTCGACGCCGCCGAGCAGCGGGCACGCGAGAACGGCACCGGCGTCTGGGCCTGCGCGACCGACTCGCCGCCGACGCCGACGCCGGAACCGATCGCCGACGGCGGTGAAGTGACCGACGGACCGCTCGCCGTCGCGACGATTCACGAAGACGCCGAGGGCCACGACGGGCAGAACCTGAACGACGAGTACGTCGTCTTCGAGAACCGGGGCGAGGAGACGCTGGATCTCTCGGGCTGGACGGTCTCGGACGAGGCCGATCACCGATACATGTTCGCGGACGGGACGGCGCTCGCCCCCGACGAACAGGTCACGCTCAGGACCGGGAGCGGAACGAACTCCGGCGACACCCTCTACTGGGGGCAGTCCCAGCCAGTCTGGAACAACGGCGGCGACACGGTGACGGTGCGCGCGGCGAACGGGACCGTGATGGTTCGAGAGGCGTACTGAGCCCGTCGACCGTCAGACCATCGCGTCTAGCGCCCGCCAGAAACTCGGCCCGTCGTCCTCGTAGTGGACCGGGACGAACCCCGCCTCGCGTGCGGCCTCGACGTCGCCCTCGTAGTCGTCGCCGACCATCACGTACTCGTCGGCGTCGACCTGCTCGCGGGCGTACTCGTAGATCGCAGGGTCCGGCTTACGCGCCCCGGCCTCGGCGGCGGTCACGACCGTCTCGAAGAGGTCGTCGATATCGTGGGCGTCCAGTCTGGCTGTCTGCCGCTCGCGGCCGCCGTTCGTAATGATTCCCAGGTAGTCGGTCTCCGAAAGCGCCGAGAGCGCCGACCGGGCCGCGTCGGGGACCGACGTCGCCTCGATCTCTGCCTCCCGGAGCGCCGCGACGAGGGCGTCCGGGGCGCAATCGCCGTCCGCGGCGTCACAGACCGCCTTCGCACCCGCTCGCTGTGGGTTCGGATCCAGCGCCGCCCGCCGCTCGTCGATGGTTTCGAGATAGGTCTCGACCAGCGC
Above is a genomic segment from Halorientalis sp. LT38 containing:
- a CDS encoding lamin tail domain-containing protein, with the protein product MDRSVAAFAALVVLVLTAGCVGLSPDTQSAPEPPEDADLAASYPVTVTAVVDGDTIKIRFENGTQDTVRLLGVDTPETQSENDPAEFEGVPETEAGRSCLREAGHDATRTMTQRLLGERVTIGLDAESDGRGYYDRLLAYVYEDDENVNYRLVADGDGRVYDSQFTERATFDAAEQRARENGTGVWACATDSPPTPTPEPIADGGEVTDGPLAVATIHEDAEGHDGQNLNDEYVVFENRGEETLDLSGWTVSDEADHRYMFADGTALAPDEQVTLRTGSGTNSGDTLYWGQSQPVWNNGGDTVTVRAANGTVMVREAY
- a CDS encoding HAD family hydrolase, whose translation is MTAAIFFALDGTLFSRTEAREEIVERGLERALGSVDPALVETYLETIDERRAALDPNPQRAGAKAVCDAADGDCAPDALVAALREAEIEATSVPDAARSALSALSETDYLGIITNGGRERQTARLDAHDIDDLFETVVTAAEAGARKPDPAIYEYAREQVDADEYVMVGDDYEGDVEAAREAGFVPVHYEDDGPSFWRALDAMV